The Pigmentiphaga aceris DNA segment GGCTGCCCGATGCGCCGTCCAAGGGTCGCTACGCACGCCTGTCGCCCTTCGATCCGGCGGTTCGTACCCTGATCGGCGAAATCTACGAAGACCTGGGCCGCTACACCAACTTCGCCGGCCTGCTGTTCCACGACGACGCGATGCTGGCCGATGATGAAGACACCAGTCCGCATGCGCTGGCCACCTACGCCAAGTGGGGACTGCCGACTGACATCAAGGCAATCCGCGCCGACCCGGCTCTGAGCGCACAGTGGGCGAAAGGAAAAACCCGTTTCCTGACCGATTTCACGCTGGAACTCGCAGCCCGCGTGCGCGAACAGCAGCCTGGCCTGCTGACCGCCCGCAACCTGTTCGCGTTGCCGCTGATGCAGCCGGAATCGGAAACCTGGTTCGCGCAGAACTACGTGCAGGCCTTGTCCAGCTACGACTACACCGCCGTGATGGCCATGCCCTACATGGAACAGGCCGAGAACCCGGAAGCCTGGCTGCGTGAACTGGCGCAGAAGGTCATTGCTACGCCTGGTGGCCTGGATCGCACCATCTTCGAGCTGCAAACCCGCGACTGGCGTGACAGCAAGCCGGTGCCAGACGCCACGCTGGCTGCCCAATGGTCGATGCTGCATCGCATGGGTGCCCGTCACCTGGCGTGGTACCCGGACGACTTCCTGAACGATCAACCTGGTCTGGACGTGTCACGCAATGCGCTGTCGATCCGCGCCAACCTGGCGGGTGAGGTCGACACGCTGGAGACCCCGCCAGCCCTGGCTCCGTCGAAACAAGCCCCGCCTGCCGACGACCGGCTTGAAACGCCGGGCGGCATGCGTGACCAAATCCGTGACCAACAATCGGGACGCAGCCAATGAGCCCCGATACATTCGGCACGACGCTGACGAAATGGTTGTTCGATTACGTCTTCTACTACCCTTTCTTCATGGCCTACGTGTGGATGGCCGGCGGCGTAGCCCATGCACTGGTATTCGAGCGGCTGCGCAATCGGCGGCTTGACCCGCTGCCCTTGCTGCCCGAACTGCCGCTGGTGAGCGTGGTCGTTCCCTGTAGGAACGAGGCCATGGCGATTCGCGATGTGATCGAGCAATTGATGCGCACGCGTTATCCGAACTACGAGGTCATTGCCGTCAATGACGGCAGTACGGACGACACCGGGGCCATTCTGGATTCACTGGCGCTCAGCTACCCGGCGCTGCGCGTGGTGCACCACGCCACCAACCAGGGCAAGGCGGTGGCCTTGAACACGGCCGCCCTGCTCGCCAAGGGTGAGTACATCCTGGGCATCGACGGCGATGCATTGGTTGATCCCGACGCCATCGGCTGGATGCTGCGCCACCTGCTGCAATCCGACAACGTGGGTGCCGTCACCGGCAACCCGCGCATCCGCACCCGCACCACCTTGATCGGCCGCATGCAGGTCGGGGAATTCTCGGCCACCATCGGCCTGATCAAACGCAGCCAGCATTTGTTCGGTCGCCTGTTCACGGTGTCTGGCGTGCTGGCCATGTTCCGTCGCAAGGCATTGCTGGACACCGAATTCTGGAGCCCGGACGTGATGACCGAGGACATCGACGTCAGCTGGAAACTGCAGCTGGCGGGATGGACCATCCGTTTCGAGCCGCGTGCGCTGTGCTGGATTCTGATGCCGGAAACTGTGCGCGGCCTGTATCAGCAGCGTCAGCGCTGGGCGGTCGGCGGCATTCAGACCTTGATGCGTTACACCGGCCGAGTGCTGCGACCGACGCACATCAAGATGTGGCCTATCTATATAGAGTATCTGGCCAGTGTGGTCTGGGCCTATGCGATGTTCCTCGTCCTGGCACTGGCCATCGTGCGCCCGTGGCTGCCGCCGGATTGGCAATTCGTCGGCTTCCTGCCCGAATGGCACGGCATGTTGCTGGGCATCACCTGCATGTTGCAGATGTTCGTCAGCCTGTGGATCGATCGCCACTACGACAAGCGCCTGCTGCGCTACTTCCTGTGGACCATCTGGTACCCGCTGGCGTTCTGGATGATCAACATGTTCACCACCGTCTTGGCCATCCCCATCACCTTGCTGCGTCGCCCCGGCAAACGCGCGCTTTGGGAAAGCCCGGAACGCGGCGCGGTTCCGTCACCAGGAGCAAGCAATGACTGAAGATCCGCTCATCATCGGCCCCTATCCCGACGAAGCCATCCGGCCTGCCACGGGTGCCGTCAGGCCGCCGCCCCGCACCCGTGACTGGGCACAACCCGCGCAAGACGAAGAACCCATTCTGGACGCCGCCCGCGTGTCCCTGGACGCGATTCGGCAGAACCGTTCCGCGCCGGCGGCGCTGGTCTTGTTCCTGTGGCTGCGCGTGGTTCGTCCGCTGTTGGTCACGGTCTTCTGGATTGGGGTGTTCGCCTATTCGTGGCGGCACTTTTTCAAGCCTACCGAGAACCTCAATGACTACCATTTGCTGTTGGTCTACGGGGCAATCATCCTGGGCATCTTCTTCATCATGCTGTTGATGGGACCGTGGCGGCGCGAGGCGCAGCAGACGGAAGCGCGCAATTACATGATTCGGCGCAGTTCCACGGCCGAACTGGCCGAATTTGCCGCGCTGGGTTCCCAGCGCGTCAGCCGCTGGCAGCGTGCACGTCGCCTGCTGGCGCATCACGACCGCAAGGGTCGCCTGCGTCACGCGGCCGATCTGGATACCGGACTGGCTGCGGCGACGCCCGACGGCGCAGCGGCAGTCCGCGTGCCTGTCATGGGCCCGCCTCGCCCCGAAGAGCAATAGGCACCAACACTGTCGCGTCGCGCAGACAAGCGGCAAATCATGCCCGCAATCACGAACATCGTGATTTAGTATCTAGTTGAAACTGATGGAACGACGGTGCGGCAGGCCAGCCTTCGCATGGTTGGCGTGCATGCCCGTTCCGCGGTCTGACTGGATACGAAAGGCCGTGAGACATCTGCTCGCATGATCGGACAACAGCTATCGGGCGCTCGCGCCTGGGTGATCGGGTGCGGGCTGCTTGGCCTGGTGCTGGGTGCCGCCCTGGGCGAATTGGCGGTACGACAGCAGCATCATGAAGAAGCCGCCACCCTGGCCGCCTCGTATATCGCACGGGCAGACCAGGTACACGATGAAGTCGTGAAAGTGCTGGCGCAAACCAATGCCTTCGCGGCACCAGCATGTTCCGACGAAGACATCGCCTACATGCGCGGCATGGTCATCCGGTCGCAGTTCATCAAAAGTGTGGCGCGCCTCGATGGCGAGCAGCTACTGTGCGGCGCAACCTTGGGACGCCTGAGCAAACCTGTCGCCCTTGCACCGCCCAATATGATCACGCCCGGTGGCATGCGTGTGAATTTCAATGCCAACGTGGCGGGTGTGCCAGACGTTCAGGCGATGGTCGTTGCGCATGGCAGGGCGTCTGTCATTGTCAGTCGGCTGAGCTATACCTCGCTGGTCGATCCCCGGTTGGATTACGCCATCGTGGTCGATGTCGCCGGCAAACGCGAACACTTCATCAGCAACGATCCCGAGATGGACATCGACGCGATTCCGCTGATATCGAGCGATACCTTGACGCTGAAGGACCGGCGTTATGAAGTGAGCTGTTCAAAGCGCTACCCTGGGTGCATCGTGGCGACATTGGCCAGCCCGCCTGCCGTGTCCGAGTCGCCAGTACTGCAAGGGTTTGCGGCGCTGGGCCTGCTGACGGGCATGGGCGGTGGCCTGGGTATCAGTCTTTGCATTGGCTGGCTGCGCTCGCTCAGGCGGCGGCTGCGACGGGCCTTGCACAATGGAGATCTGACGCTGGTCTACCAGCCAATCGTTCGGCTGGCCGACAGACACCTGGTAGGTGTGGAAGCCTTGCTGCGCTGGAAGGACGAATCCGGCAAACCCGTCAATCCAGAAGTTTTCATCGCCATCGCCGAACAAGCCGGTTTCATCAACGAGGTCACGCGTTTTGTGGTCAGGCGCACGCTGGCCGAACTGGCCTTGCAGGCCAAAGCGCGGCCGGGTTTTCGGATCACCATCAACATCTCGGTGCAGGATCTGACCAACCCGGGTTTCCTGCCCTTTGTGGCCGCGCAACTGAAACAGCGCGGCTTGCCCGCCGACAGCCTTGGCTTTGAAGTGACCGAGCGTTCCACCGCTGAGCACGAACCGCTTGCCCGTGGCATTCAGAAGCTGCGCGATGCCGGCCATAGCGTGTACCTGGACGACTTCGGTACCGAGTACTCCAGCCTGTCCTACCTGGCTGACCTGAGCATCGACGCGATCAAGCTTGATCGGGTCTTCACCATGCACCTGGACGAAGACAGCAACAGCGCCAGCATTGCGCCCCAGATCGTTGCGATGGCAAAGGGACTGGGGCTGGGCCTGGTGGTGGAAGGTATCGAGGAAGAACGCCAGGCGGCGTACTTCCTGAAGCTCGATCCGACGGCCTACGGCCAAGGTTGGCTGTTCGGCACGCCGGTGCCGGCAGACCGGCTGTTCGAGCGGTGATGGCGGTAAAGACTGCTACATCAATAGCTGGCGGTATACGTCAGCGCAAACGTCCGGCTGCGACCACGGTAGTCCAGCGTCTCAGCATTGGTCAGCCCCCGATAGAACACCTGCGCACGCTGTGACCAGATGGTCTGGTAGTCCTTGTCCAGCAGGTTCTGAATGCCGAAGCTCAAGCGGCCTACCGGCAGTTTGTACGAGCCCATCAGATCAAACGTGGTGTAGCTGTCCAACTGGTTGCCCGCACTGTCCGACAACGAGAACGACCGCACCGCCTGCAGTCGCGCCGACATCTTGTCATCGGCCCAGCCGGCAAACGCCGTCAACTTGGACGGGCTTGCGTCCGTGATCGACTGACGCACCCAGTCGCCGTTCTGGCGACGCTCTGAACGAATCGCCAACACATTGCCGCCCACCTGCCAGCCGCCATTCCAGGTGTAGGCAACTTGCCCTTCCAACCCGTAGTTGCGCTTGCGTTCCTCGGCCACCTGCAAGCTGAGCGTGATCGGCACATAGGTGATGTTCTTGTCGGACCACGAATAGAACGCAGCCGCCTGCGCACTCAGCCCACCTGCGCGACGCGCCCAGCCCAGTTCGACCTGCTTGGTCTTGATGCCGGTAAGCGGCGACGCAGCCACATTGATGCTGTTCAACAAGCGCCAGGTTCCGCCCGTGCCGCCCACCAATTGGTAGTTGCCCACGCCGTAATACTTGGCCGGATCAGGCAGCTCGAAGCCTTCCGAATAATTGGCCCACACCCGCTGCGCAGGCGAAAAACGATAGGTGGCACCTGCGTTCAACAGGGTCACGTTATAGCGATTGCTGCCTCCCGGAATGGCATCTGCACTGCGGCCATAACCACTGTTGACCAGTACCTGCTGCGAGGCCTGCACGAAGTCGTCCACGTCAACCGACATGCGCTGTTGGCGCACGCCGCCCGACAAGGTCAGTGCATCCGTCAATTTCCAATCGACCTGGCCGAAGGCAGACACGCCATCGATCTGATAGTTGGGATAACGGCCCACCGAGCCAATCGCGTTGTTCACCAGGCCGCCGCTGGCCAGGGCCGTGGCGTTGTTGAACAAGACTTGGGTGGCGTCGAACTTTTCTCTGTCCAGGTCTACGCCGTAAGTGACGCTGACCCGATCCCAGTTCTTGGTAAGCGCGGTCTTCAAGCCCACGGCGTCGGTATTCTGCTTGGACGACGAGTAATACGGCAGCGCCCCCAGACCGGGCACGGCAATGCGACCGGGGAACGGATAGAACGCAATCTTTTCCTGGCGCGCAAAGAGCTGTGCGTTGAAGTCCTGCCCGCCCAGAATATTGGTGGCGTGATAGTCGGCGTTGAACATGCCGCGCTTGGTCGTTGGCACCACATCAGACCTGAAGCCGCTGCGTTGTTCCAGATACTGGCTTTGGGTAGTCAGCGCGCCGATCAGGTTCGGTCCCATGTACAAGGACTTGTCGCCGTCGTACTTGGACTCGTAATACTGCCCCAGCAAAGACAGCTTCTGTCCAGCCGGCAGCTTGATATCAACGCTGCCCAGCACATCGACCGAGCGGTTGTACTGCAAGTCGGTCTGGGTAATGTCGGTGCGCAATTGCTTGCCGTCGCCACCGTATGCGGCCTCGTTCTTCTGCACTGCCAGCCCCAGACGTGCTTGCACCACATCGTTGCCGCCGCTGATCGACTGGGCGATGCGCGTGTCATGGTCGTCGCCATGGCGCAGACCACTGCGCACGCCCACTTCCGAGGTGAAGGCCGGGCCGCCTGGCTCGCCGCGCCTGGTGATCAGGTTGACGATGCCACCCGTAGCCCCGCCGCCGTACACAGCGCTGGCACCCGACAGCACTTCAACGCGTTCGATATTGAACGGATCGATGGAATCGAACTGCCGGCTGATGCCACGCGCGCTGTTCAGCGACACGCCATCGATCATCACCAGCACACTGCGGCCACGCAGGTTCTGCCCGTAGTTGGTACGGCCCTGCGGACCAAGATCAAGCCCGGGAATCAGCTGACCCAGCGCTTCCTTCAGCGGCACGCCGGCGCGAATCTGCGTCTGAAGTTCCTCGCCTTCGATGATCCAGGTGGTTGCTGCCAGCTCCGAGATGTTCTGTGCCCCACGTGTGGCAGTGCTGACCACTTCAGGCAATTCCGTGCGTACTTGCGCAGTGGCCAGCATGGGCCACGCGCCGATCAAGGCGCAGTACAACGCACTGCGGTGCCATAGGCGCGCAGCGCGCGGGGTCTTGTCGTGCATGTCGATCTCCCCCGACCGCACGGCAGATGCCATGGCGCGGTCAGACTTTGTTAGATAATAAGAATCATTAACTTTAAGTTCCGCGTCAGGCGAACTTTGTTCCCTGCGGAACAATTGGCGTGAATTCGCGCGTATTCCCACGCTTTCGCATGCTTTTGCAATGACCGCGACGCGCACTGGACTGGAGCCACTGCATGCTGTGTACGAAGGACATCGAACGCATCAAGGCCGACTGGCGGGCCTGCGTCTGGAGTCACACCTTGACCGATGTGCAAGCCACGCAACTGCTGCCCACCATCCAGATTGCATCGGTGCCCGCAGGCGGCTACATCTGGCGGCGTGGCGATACCTCAGACCACTGGGTTGGCATGGTGTCGGGCAGCATGAAGCTGTGCAGCACGTCACCCGCAGGCAAGTCGGTGACCTACACCGGCATGGCCTACGGCTGGATCGGGGAAGATGGAATCGTGTCGGGCGGCGCGCGCAATTGCGATGCCGTGGCGCTGATCGACGCGGTCATCGCCAAGATGCCTGCGGCAGTGTTCTTGAAACTGCTGGAAGAGAACCCAGCCTTCAATCGCTTCGTCATGCGCCAGATGAGCGAACGCACCCAGCAATTCATGGAACTGACGGCCTTCGAAAAAATGCTGGACCCGGTCGCCAAGGTTGCCCGCAGCCTGGGGGCCTTGTTCAACCCGTGGTTCTTCCCACCCCACTCGCTTGAACTGAAAGTCACCCAGGCCGAGGTCGCCGATTTCTGCAACATGTCCCGGTCGCGTGTGAGCATTGCGTTGAAGCAACTGGAACGCGAGGGGCTGGTGAAGGTGGCCTACAGCGGTACTACCGTCGTTGATCTGGACGGACTGCGACGCTACGCAGAGGTGTAGCGCCGCAGTTTTCAGTGACCGTTTAAAAACGCAGGTTCGCGCTCAGCCACAGACGACGGCCGTAGTTCACCGTGTTGTAGGCCGCTTCGTTCAAGCGCTTGTCGCCCACGTTGTAGACCGCTGCATTCAAGGTCAAATCCTTGGTCGCGGCAAACGACGCCCCAATGTCGGCGGTGATGTAGTTGGGATACTCACGCACGCCCGGCGCAATCTCGCGACCGTTCGCCCCACCCGCCTCGATTTCCTTGCCACGGAAGCTCAGCGCCGACCACAGCGTGGTCTGGCCGGTGGCACGCCATTCGCCACGCAGATTGAACATGTGCTTGGGCGTACGTGCCAGCGCAAAGCCCTGATAGGTGCCGCTGCGTTGCTCGGAATCCGTGTAGGTGTAATTGGCCTTCACATCGACAGTGCGGCTGACATTCCACACGGTGCTGAACTCAGCACCATTGATCACGGCACGGTCGATGTTGATCCGATCCATCACGATGATGGCGGGATTTTCCACCCAGCGATTGGTCGTGGTCAGCGTCGACAGCTTGTCCTTGAAGTTGGTGCGGAACAAGGTGGCGCTGGCCGTCAGGTTGCTGCGGTTCGACCAGGTGGTGCCGATCTCGGTCGTGGTGCTGGTTTCCGGCTTCAGGTCTGGGTTGCCCAGCATCACAAAGCGATCGCGACCGCGCAGGTAGGCGTAGCCGGGCACAATCGCGCGCAGCTCGGGGGCCTTGAAGCCGCGCGACACACCGCCCTTCACCGTCCAGTTGTCCGTTGCACGCCAGACACCGTACAAGCGCGGGTTGAAGTGCTTGCCGTAGTGCTCGTGGTCATCCAGACGCAGGCCGCCGGTCAGCGAAAAACGCTCGCTCAGCGCCCATTCGTCTTCAACGAACACCGCCTTCTGCACCACACCGAACTGGTAGTTGCGGTTGTCACGCAGGCCTGGGTTGAAGTCGGTCAGCGACGCATCGTTCCATTGCAAACCGGTGCTGACGATGTGATTGCCGATCGGGGCCGTCAAGGTTGCATCGAGCACCGTGTTTTCGATCTGCGGTTCGCGCGGCGGCTGGAACCCAATGCGCCAGGCTTTCTCGCGCGCCAGCGACACCTTGGACGTTGCCCAGCCCCAGCGGCCGATATGCGAAATCGACCAGTGATCGCGGTTGTTCTGTTGCAGCGTGGTCGCGGCCACACTGGTGAATTCACTGCCGTTTTCCAGACGCGTGGCTCCCGCTTCCAGCAAGATGTCCTGGAACTGCGTCGGCGTGATCGACAGGCGCGCCGTCAGGTCACGATGACGCGCCTTGCTGAAGCCACCGCTAAGATCCTTGTCGTCGGCCTCGCGCACCATCTGGCGGCCCCACATCTGCAAGCCCACCACGTCTTCCTTGATCGGGCCGTTCAGGTAGAACTGCCCTTGCCAGGAATTGCCGGAATCCGAATGCGTCTGCAAGGTGGAATCCAGGCTCACCGAGCCGCCCCACTTGTTGGCAACCTTCTTGGTGATGATGTTCACCACCCCGCCCATGGCGTCCGAGCCATATAGGGACGACATCGGGCCACGCACGACTTCAATGCGCTCAATCGCCTCGGCGGGCGGAATGAAGCTTTGCTCGTAGCCCCGATTGCCATTGACCCGCGCGTCGCGTGTGCTCTGACGCTTGCCGTCGACCAGAATCAGCGTGTATTCGCCCGGCAGGCCGCGAATCGAGATATCGCTTTCGTTGGCCGTGCCGCTTACTGTCACACCTTCCACGTCGCGCAACGCATCGGTCAGATCGCGGGTGGCGCGCTTGCGCAAGTCGTCGCCCTTGATGATGCTGATCGACGCGGGGGCTTCCTCGATCAGTTGTTCAAAACCCGAGGCCGTGACCACCACCTCGTCCAGGGCCGAGACACCCGTGGCGTTCTGCGCCTGCGCGGGTAAGACACCTGCCGTCCACGTGGCGAGCGCCAAGCTGGTCCACACGGCGCACTGCCGACCTTGAAACGGGAAAGGCATGAGAGAATTTCCTACAGAAATGAATGCGAATAAAAATCGTATGCATAAAGGCTGTAAGAAATTGGACAAGCTGTGACAAGTGCCCGTGTCATGGTGGTTGACGACCACCGCAAGATTCGCGATCCGCTGGCGGTATACCTGCGCCGCCACGGCTTCGACGTGCGCACCGCGCCCGATGCAGCCGCCATGCACATGCTGCTGCGCCACGAACGATTCGATGTGATCGTGTTGGATGTGATGTTGCCGGACGGCGACGGATTCGACCTGTGCCGCCAGATTCACGCCGAACACGATTCTCTGGTGATCCTGCTGACCGCCCTGGGCGAATCCGAAGAACGAGTTCGCGGCCTGGAACTAGGCGCCGATGACTACGTGGTGAAGCCCTTCGACCCACGCGAATTGGTGGCGCGCATTCAAAGCGTCTTGCGGCGTCGCAGCCGCACGCTTGCACAAGGCGCGGCGATGCCACCCGTTGCGGTTGAAGAAATACCTGCCCAGCCCCCCGTCCGACGTTACGGGTTTGCAGGATGGGTATTCGATGTCGACCTAGGCCGGCTGACCCGCCCATCGGGCGCACCGGTTGCACTCAGCGAGGTGGAATGCCGCTTGTTGCTGGCCTTGCTGCAACACCCGAACACGGTACTGAGCCGCGAACGACTGCTGGATCTGACCGAAGGCGAGCGCAGTGGCGAACCGGCGTTCGATCGCACCATCGATAGGCAAGTCAGCCGTCTGCGCCTGAAACTGTCCGATGATGCAAGGCAGTCGGAACTGCTACGCACAGTGTGGGGAAACGGGTATCGCTTGGTCGCAGATGTGAAGGTCTTGGCATGAACAGCGATCTGTTGATCGACCTACGGAAGTTGACAGTGCAGGCAGCAAGTTTCATAAGCAGCGCGCCAGCCTTGCCAGCGCATTCGTCCGTGTCACGGCAGCCATTGCGATGAAACCAGCAGCATCCCGTCGCTGGCGCTGGGCCGGAGGCATGACCTCGCAGCTGTGCCTGGTGCTGGCACTGGCTCTTTTCGGTTCACACCTGATCGCCGTGCTGTTCCTGCAAAGCACAGGCGAACTGATCCACCCGCTGTCGCGCCAACAAGTCGTGGACCGCCTGGCAGTGGCCTACCGCGCCTTGCAGACTATCCCGGCCGAGCACGCCACGCGCGTGATGCAAGCCACCGCCACGGAACAAGCCCGCCTCTGGGTATCCCCCGAGGCCGACGTCGCCGCAGCCGAGATGCGCGAGGAAGAAAACCGGCTTGCCGACGCCTTGCGCACCCGTCTGTCCCTGTCCGCCGACACCCAGGTTCGCATCCAGCTGGAACGCGCCGATGGCGACCACGCACGCGCCCCTGTACTCAGCCCGCGCGGCTGGGCACCGCTGGAATTGCGCAGCAGCATCGCCCTGCCCGACGGCCAATGGCTGAACAGTGACGAACGCCCGTCCGGCAGCTACGAATGGTCGCGCCTGCTGGCGTTCTCGCTACCCGTCAGCACCCTGCCCGCACTGTTCATCATGCTGGTGTTCGTGCGTCGAATCGTGGCCCCGATCAAAACCCTGGCCGCCGCCACCGACCGCCTCAGTCACGGCGAACGTCTGGACCCATTGCCCCTTGCCGGCCCACGCGAAGCCCGCGAATTGACCGACGCCTTCAACGCCATGCAACTACGCCTGACCCGCTACGTGGAAGGCCGCACCCGCATGCTCGCTGCCATCAGCCACGACTTCCGCACGCCCCTGACCGCCATGCGGCTGCAAGCGGAACTGATCGACGATGACGCCTTGCGCCACGACATGCTGGAAAGCGTGGCCGAACTGCAATCCATGACCGAACACACGCTGGATTTCGTACGCGACGACGCCATGCACGAAGCAACCGTCACGCTACCGATCAACCGGCTGATCGACGAGGTAGTGAAACGGTATCGGCTGATGGATGAACCGGTAATCTGGAACGGTGCCTCTGACGTGGCCTGCCGCTGCCGGCCGCTGAGCCTGAAGCGGGCCATGACCAATCTGATCGACAACGCCTTGCGGCACGGTGGCAGCGCAGAAATCCGCTTGCAAGTCGAGCACTCGTCATCGTCGCTGCGCATCGACATTCTGGACAGCGGGCCAGGCATTCCGCAGGCATTGCTGGAACAGGTGTTTGAGCCTTTTGTGCAGCTTGGCGCGCGCGGAGAAGACGCGCTGGGTCGAGGGCTGGGATTGGCTATCGCCCGATCCGCCGTGCAGGCGCATGGTGGGGAATTGACGCTGGAGAACCGATCTGCAGGCGGACTGAACGCGATCATCCGCTTGCCCGGATCATTGCTTCAAGGCTGACTCCAGCGTGCCGTCAAACACCGCCAGTCGCTGGATACGCGGCAGCATGTCGGCCTTCATCGCCACATGCGCGGCACTGACTTGGTAGGCGTCGTGCGCAGCCGCATCGGTAAACAAGGACACCGTGGCGTAGTCCAGCCCATCCGACCGCGATGCTTCATTGGTCCGAAAATCGTAGCTGACCAATCCGCCACACT contains these protein-coding regions:
- a CDS encoding ATP-binding protein; this translates as MTSQLCLVLALALFGSHLIAVLFLQSTGELIHPLSRQQVVDRLAVAYRALQTIPAEHATRVMQATATEQARLWVSPEADVAAAEMREEENRLADALRTRLSLSADTQVRIQLERADGDHARAPVLSPRGWAPLELRSSIALPDGQWLNSDERPSGSYEWSRLLAFSLPVSTLPALFIMLVFVRRIVAPIKTLAAATDRLSHGERLDPLPLAGPREARELTDAFNAMQLRLTRYVEGRTRMLAAISHDFRTPLTAMRLQAELIDDDALRHDMLESVAELQSMTEHTLDFVRDDAMHEATVTLPINRLIDEVVKRYRLMDEPVIWNGASDVACRCRPLSLKRAMTNLIDNALRHGGSAEIRLQVEHSSSSLRIDILDSGPGIPQALLEQVFEPFVQLGARGEDALGRGLGLAIARSAVQAHGGELTLENRSAGGLNAIIRLPGSLLQG
- a CDS encoding Dabb family protein; its protein translation is MYLHIVMMKFDPAPDPAFIAQVQAHCQRVREECGGLVSYDFRTNEASRSDGLDYATVSLFTDAAAHDAYQVSAAHVAMKADMLPRIQRLAVFDGTLESALKQ